The Streptomyces sp. NBC_01439 genome contains the following window.
GATCGATCAAATGAAAGTGACAAAGAAACGTCCATCCGGCGAAAGTCGGCACCGCGTGCCAGAGAAAAAGGCACGCGGTGCCGGGCAAACGCGGACAAACAGGCCCGCCCGCAGTCGATCAAGCGCGCGGGGCGCACCCCAGGACATGCCGCTTCACGAGCAGCCCGATGTCCGGATCCTGACTGCGGAACGCCTCGACGAGCGCCTCGTGCTCCTCGGCGTACGACTTCTGGACGGTCCCCAGCCAGCGGATGGACAGCGCCGTGAAGACCTCGATGCCCAGGCTCTCCCAGGTGTGCAGCAGCACGCTGTTCCCGGCGGCCCGCACCATCTCCCGGTGGAACCCGACGGTGTGCCGCACCTGCGCGGTCCCGTCCTCGGTCCGGTCGGCCTCCCACAGCGCCGCCACGTGCGGCTCCAGCGCCGAACAGTCGCTCGCCAGCCGTGGCGCGGCCAGCTCTGCCGCGATCTGCTCCAGACCTGCCCGGACCGGGTAGATCTCCTCCAGGTCGGCCGCGGAGAGGTTCCGCACGCGCACGCCCTTGTTCGGCGCCGACTCGATCAGCCGCAGCGTCTCCAGCTCGCGCAGGGCCTCCCGCACGGGGGTCTGGCTGACCTCCAACTCGACGGCGATCCGGCGCTCGACGATCCGCTCGCCGGGCTTCCAGCGCCCGCTGACGATCCCCTCCACGATGTGCTCGCGGATCTGCTCGCGCAGCGAGTGCACGACGGGTGGGGTGATCATCGGGGCTTCATCTCCTGTAGGGGCATGCATCGCTTCGATGCGTAGACAATACGGCCGAGTAGCCCCCACCGGATGCGTTCCCGGTCGGGGACGCTGGGTGAGGCTGGTTACAACAGGCTCCGGACCAGGGCTCGCAGAGGGGTACGACGACGGCGCCCCCGCCCGGAAGGTGTTCCGGGCGGGGGCGCCGTGTGCGACGGCCGGGGCCGTGCGGTGAGCCTTACAGGCCGAGCTCGACCTCGAACTCGCCGGCCTCGAGGATCGCCTTGACGGCCGAGAGGTACCGGGCCGCGTCCGCACCGTCCACCAGGCGGTGGTCGTAGGACAGGGTCAGGTACGTCATGTCGCGGATGCCGATGTTGGTGCCCTCGGCGGTCTCGATGACCACCGGACGCTTCACCGTGGCACCGATGCCCAGGATGGCGACCTGGTTCGGGGGCACGATGACCGTGTCGAACAGCGCACCGCGCGAGCCGGTGTTGCTGATGGTGAAGGTCGCGCCCGACAGCTCGTCCGGCGTGATCTTGTTGCCGCGGACCTTGGCGGCCAGGTCGGCGGTCGCCTTGGAGATGCCCGCCAGGTTGAGGTCGCCCGCACCCTTGATGACCGGGGTCATCAGGCCCTTCTCGGAGTCCACGGCGATGCCGATGTTCTCCGAGTCGAAGTAGGTGATGGTGCCCTCGTCCTCGTTGATCCGGGCGTTGACGACCGCGTGGGCCTTCAGCGCCTGGGCAGCGGCCTTGACGAAGAACGGCATCGGCGAGAGCTTGACGCCCTCACGGGCCAGGAACGCGCCCTTGGCCTTCTCGCGCAGCTTCATGATCTTGGTGATGTCCACCTCGACCACGGAGCTGAGCTGAGCCTGCGAGTGCAGGGCCTTCATCATGTTGTCGCCGATGACCTTGCGCATGCGGGTCATCTTGACCGTCTGACCGCGCAGCTCGGAGACCGCGGCGGCCGGAGCCTTGGCGGCCGGAGCGGCAGCAGCCGGCGCCGGGGCGGCGGCAGCGGCCTTGGCGGCCTCGGCGGCGGCCAGGACGTCCTGCTTGCGGATGCGGCCACCGACACCGGTGCCCGAGACCGTGGACAGGTTGACGCCGGACTCCGAGGCGAGCTTGCGCACCAGCGGGGTCACGTACGCGCCCTCGTCACCGGCGGCGGCCGGAGCGGCGGGAGCGGCCGGAGCCGGGACCACGGGGGCGACCGGGGCCGGAGCGGCGACCGGGGCGGCATCCTGGACCGGAGCCGGAACGGCGACCGGAGCGGCCGGGGCGACCGGAGCCGGAGCGGCCACCGGGGCGGCGGCCTCGACCGGAGCCGGAGCGGCGACCGGGGCGGCGGCCTCGACCGGAGCTGGGGCGGCGGCCGGAGCGGCAGCGGCCGGGGCGGCACCGGCGACGCCGATGACGGCCAGGCGGGCGCCGACCTCGGCGGTCTCGTCCTCGCCGACCAGGATCTCCAGCAGCGTGCCGGAGACCGGCGCGGGGATCTCGGTGTCGACCTTGTCCGTGGAAACCTCGAGCAGCGGCTCGTCGGCCTCGACCGACTCGCCGACGGCCTTCAGCCAACGGGTGACGGTGCCCTCGGTGACGGACTCGCCCAGGGCGGGGAGCACGACATCGGTGCCGGAGGCGGCAGGGGCGGCGGCAGCGGGGGCCTCGGCGACGGGAGCCGGGGCCGCGGGGGCCTCGGCGACCGGGGCCGGAGCGGCCGCGGGGGCCTCGGCAGCGGCGGCCGGCTCGGCGGCCGGAGCCGCGGCGGCAGCCGGAGCGCCGGAGCCGTCGTCGATGACGGCCAGCTCGGCGCCGACCTCGACGGTCTCGTCCTCGGCGACCTTGATGGAGGCCAGGATGCCCGACACGGGGGAGGGGATCTCGGTGTCGACCTTGTCGGTCGAGACCTCGAGCAGCGGCTCGTCGGCCTCGACGCGCTCGCCCTCGGCCTTCAGCCAGCGGGTGACAGTGCCCTCGGTGACGCTCTCACCGAGCGCCGGAAGGGTTACGGAAACCGACATGGTTTCAGTTGCTCCTAACGAAAGTGCGGAAGTGGTCGTCGCGCCCGTGACGAATTAGTCGTGGGAGTGAAGCGGCTTGCCGGCGAGGGCCAGGTGGGCCTCGCCCATCGCTTCGTTCTGGGTCGGGTGCGCGTGGATGAGCTGCGCGACCTCGGCCGGCAGGGCTTCCCAGTTGTAGATCAGCTGGGCCTCGCCGACCTGCTCGCCCATCCGGTCACCGACCATGTGGACGCCGACCACGGCACCGTCCTTGACCTGGACGAGCTTGATCTCGCCCGCGGTCTTCAGGATCTTGCTCTTGCCGTTGCCCGCCAGGTTGTACTTCAGGGCCACGACCTTGTCCGCGCCGTAGATCTCCTTGGCCTTGGCCTCGGTGATGCCGACGGAAGCGACCTCGGGGTGGCAGTAGGTGACGCGCGGGACACCGTCGTAGTCGATCGGGACGGCCTTGAGGCCGGCCAGACGCTCCGCGACCAGGATGCCCTCGGCGAAGCCGACGTGCGCGAGCTGGAGGGTGGGGACGAGGTCACCGACGGCCGAGATGGTCGGCACGTTGGTCTGCATGTACTCGTCGACCAGGACGTAGCCGCGGTCCATCGCGACGCCCTGCTCCTCGTAGCCCAGACCCTGCGAGACGGGGCCGCGACCCACCGCGACCAGCAGCACCTCGGCCTCGAAGGTCTTGCCGTCGGCCAGCGTCACGCGGACGCCGTTCTCCGTGTACTCGGCCTTGTCGAAGAAGGTGCCCAGGTTGAACTTGATGCCGCGCTTGCGGAACGCGCGCTCCAGCAGCTTCGAGCTGTTCTCGTCCTCGACCGGCACGAGGTGCTTGAGGCCCTCGATGACGGTGATGTCGGAACCGAAGGACTTCCACGCCGAGGCGAACTCGACGCCGATGACGCCGCCGCCCAGGACGATCGCCGACTCCGGGACGCGGTCCAGGACCAGCGCGTGGTCCGAGGAGATGATGCGGTTGCCGTCGATGTCCAGGCCCGGCAGGGACTTCGGCACGGAGCCGGTCGCCAGCAGGATGTGGCGGCCCTGGATGCGCTGGCCGTTCACGTCGACGGAAGTCGGGGAGGAGAGGCGGCCCTCTCCCTCGATGTAGGTCACCTTGCGGGAGGCGACCAGGCCCTGCAGACCCTTGTACAGGCCCGAGATGACCTCGTCCTTGTACTTGTGGACACCCGCGATGTCGATTCCCTCGAAGGAGGTCTTGACACCGAACTGGGCGGCTTCACGAGCCTGGTCCGCGATCTCGCCCGCGTGCAGCAGAGCCTTCGTGGGGATGCAGCCGTTGTGCAGGCAGGTGCCACCGAGCTTGTTCTTCTCGATCAGGGCAACGTCCAGACCCAGCTGGGATGCGCGCAGCGCCGCGGCGTAACCGCCACTGCCACCGCCGAGGATCACTAGGTCGAAAACGGTGCTGGCGTCGTTCGCCACGTCACGTCCTCCATGCATGTGCGCCGGGCACCGGTCCTCAGTGACCGGGCGGCGGCTGGTATACGGCCGCTTGTTTCTTCGGCCCTGTGGTGGGGGCCCTGTCCTGCCGAGAACCCATCTTCGCATTTGTCGGGGGCACGCGGGACGCCGGGCCCACGATGTGATCGGGCGATCTGCCCGGACCGGGGGTTACCGCTGCGTAGATACCTACCGAGATACCTACCGATTCCTTCAGGTTTCGTCGTGAGACGGACGCACCCCGGGCCCTGACCCGGCCCGGGGTGCGTCACGTCACATCGAACGGGGTGGTCAGCCGAGGTCGCCCGTGGCCGTGCGCTCGGCGAGGCGCACCAGGGTGCGGACGGCGGAGCCGGTGCCGCCCTTGGGGGTGTAGCCGTGCGGCGCACCCTCGTGGAAGGCCGGGCCGGCGATGTCGAGGTGGGCCCAGGTGATGCCCTCGCCGACGAACTCCTGCAGGAAGAGGCCGGCCACCAGGCCGCCGCCCATGCGGACGCCCATGTTCGCGATGTCGGCGGTGGGGGAGTCCATGGTCTTGCGCAGCTCCGCGGGGAGCGGCATCGGCCAGGAGGACTCGCCGACCTCCTCGGCGATCTCGTGGATCGACGTGCGGAAGGCGTCGTCGTTGGCCATGATCCCGAAGGTGCGGTCGCCGAGGGCGAGCACCATGGCGCCGGTCAGGGTGGCGACGTCGACGATCGCGTCCGGGTTGTCCTCGGAGGCCTTGGTCAGCGCGTCACCGAGGACCAGACGGCCCTCGGCGTCGGTGTTGAGGACCTCGACGGTCTTGCCGCTGTACATGCGCAGCACGTCACCGGGCTTGGTGGCGGAGCCGGACGGCATGTTCTCGGCGAGCGCGAGCCAACCGGTGACGTTGACCTTCAGGCCCAGCTTCGCGGCCGCGACGACGGAGGCGAACACGGCGGCGGCGCCGGCCATGTCGCACTTCATCGTCTCGTTGTGGCCGGCCGGCTTCAGGGAGATGCCGCCCGAGTCGTAGGTGATGCCCTTGCCGACGAAGGCCAGGGTCTTCTCCGCCTTCGGGTGCGTGTAGGTGAGCTTGACCAGGCGCGGCAGGTTCTCGGAGCCCTTGCCGACGCCCATGATGCCGCCGTAGCCGCCCTTGACCAGGGCCTTCTCGTCCAGCACCTGGACCTTGATGCCGTTCTCCTTCGCGGCCGCGGAGGCGACCGCGGCGAAGGCCTCGGGGGTCAGGTCGTTCGGCGGGGTGTTCACCAGGTCACGGGCGACGTTGACCTCGGTCGCGACGACCGCGGCGCGCTCGGCGGCGGCCTTGTGCTCCTTGTCGCGGGGCTTGGCGCCCAGCAGGGCCACCTCGGCGAGCGGCTGCTTCGGGCCGGCACCCTTGGCTTCCTTGCGGGCCTTGTTCTCGCCGCCCTGGTAGGCGGTGAACGCGTACGCGCCCAGCAGGGCGCCCTCGGCGACGGCGGTGACGGCCGAGGCGTCCTCCAGGGGGAGGGCGAAGGCGGCCTTCTTGTTGCCGTGCAGCGCGCGGGCGGCGGCGCCGGCGGCGCGGCGCAGCACCTCCTCGTCGAACGACTCGCCCTTCTCCGGGACGGAGCCGAGCCCCACTGCCAGCACGACCGGGACCTTGAGGCCCGCCGGGGCCGGCAGCTTGGTGATCTCGCCTTCGGCGCCCGAGGCGCCCAGCGCGTCGAGGACGCCGGCGAGCTTACCGTCGTACGCCTTGTCCACGGCCTCGGCGCCCGCGGCGACGATCGGTCCCTTGGGGCCCTTCGCCACGCCGACCACGAGGGCGTCGGCGCGGAGCGTCGCCGCGCCGGCAGTGCTGAGAGTCAGAGCAGTCACGGTGGTGAAGTCTCGCTTCCGTTGTGTGTGTGGGCCGAGTGGGTGGACGGCCATCCGTAGCGATCGTATTCGGGCCCGACGGCCGCCAGAAATGAGCCTACGCGTACGCGCTCGTCCGTACGTCACTCGAAGGTTTGGCAAGTTGTTCGATCAAGCGGCCATCAGGTTCACCCATCTGTGGACTCTGCTCCAGGTTTGCCCCGTAGACCTAACGAGGTCCGAGAGACTCGGTCCACTCTCGCAAGGGGACGCGGGGTTCCTTTGCATGATTTCCACAGAGCCTCCCAGGCCCGGCTGTCCGCCAAGGGCCGGTCGAGGGACGCCTGCGGGGGGAAAGGCCGAATATGGTCAACAAGAATCGGATGAACAGGGTCGCCGCGATGATGGCGGCAGCCGCCTTGGTGTCCGTGGTAGTACCCGCCTCGACCGCCCAGGCGGCCGTGGCACCGCGCATCGACCTGAAGGTGCTGGTCGTCGACGACGGCGGCAGCTCGGTCGAGGCGATCACCGCGGAACTCCGCGACACGGGGGTGCCCTACACCCGCGTCCAGCTGGGCAGCAGCGGCCGCCCGGTCATCAACGCGGGCTTCCTCAGCGACACGGTCGACGGCCGCCCGCGCGCCAAGTACCAGGGCGTCGTCCTGCCGAACGAGAACCCGTTCGGCGAGGGTTCGGCCGAGATGGCCGCCCTCACCGCTTACGAGACGACCTACGGCATCCGCCAGGTTGACGCCTACACCTGGGCCCACCCGGGCGTCGGGCTGGAATACACCGACAACGGCGGCTACAGCGGCCAGCTCGACGGCACCCAGGCCGCCGTCACCACCGCCGGAAAGGCCGGCCCCTTCGCCTACCTCGGCGGCCAGGTCACCTTCGAGGACAACTCGGCCCTGGTCCCCGAGAGCTTCGGCTTCATGGGCAAGCCGCGCCCCGGCTACACCAGCTACGTCGATGCGCCCGTCGGCTCCGGCCGGGCCTCCCTCGTCGGCGAGTACACGCACGACGGCCGCAGCGAACTGGTCGTCACCTTCGGCTACAACCAGTACCAGCAGCAGTTCCGGCTGCTCGCCCGCGGCATCGTCGACTGGCTGACCCAGGGCGTGCACCTCGGCCAGAGCCGCAGCTACTTCGCGGTCCACGTCGATGACGTCTTCGCCCCCGACGCCCGCTGGAACAAGGAGCTGAACTGCACGCCGGGCGACTACGCCTGTGCGGGCGGCGAGGGCAAGGAGAGCACCATCCGGATGAGCGCCGCCGACGCCGTGTACGCGGCGCAGTGGCAGACGTCCAAGAACTTCAAGCTGGACATGCTCTTCAACGGCGGCGCCGGCGAGGAGTGGAAGGCCGAGAACGGCGGCGTCGACGCGATGACCGCCCAGCTCGTCGCCGACCGCGCCAAGTACCGGTGGATGAACCACACCTACACCCACCCGTTCCTCGGCTGCGTCCAGAACACCGCCGTCACCCCGTGGACCTGCACGAAGAACGCCGCCGGCGCGATCCAGTACATGAGCCGCGCCGACATCTCCGCCCAGATCCGCGACAACAACAACTGGGCCGCCGCCAAGGGCATCACCACCGACAAGACCGAACTGGTCACCGGTGAGCACTCCGGTCTCAAGACCGCACCGCAGCAGCCCGTGGACAACCCCAACCTGGCCGGCGCCCTCGCCGACAACGGGGTCAAGTGGGCGGGCAGCGACAACTCCCGCGAACCGGCGCAGCGAGCCGTCGGCGCGGCCCTCACCGTCCCCCGGCACCCGATGAACGTGTACTACAACACGGGCACCAACGCCGAGATGGCCGACGAGTACAACTGGATCTACACCAGCCGCGCCCACGGCGGAAGCGGCATCTGCGAGGACAACCCGGCGACCTCCACCTGCCTGCCGGCCCCGCTGAACGTCAACACCGGCTACCTCGACACCATTGTCCCGGCCGAAGCCCGCACCGCCCTGCGGCACGTCCTGGCCAACGACCCGCGGCCGCACTACGTCCACCAGTCCAACCTCGCCGAGGACCGGACCCTCTACCCCGTGCTCAACCAGGTCCTCGACACCTACCGCACCCTGTACGCCCCCAGCGCGCCGATCGTCAACCAGAGCATGAAGGACACCGGCGTCGAGTTCCAGCGCCGCGCCGCCTGGGACAAGGCCCTCGCGGACGGCAAGGTCACCGCCTACCGCATCGGCAAGGACGTCACCATCAAGGCGCCCTCCGGGGTCGTCGCCCCGATGACCGCCCCCACCGGCACCAAGAAGCAGCTGCTGCTCGGCACCGCCGACTTCGGCACCGCCTACGCCGGTACCCGCTCCGCCTGGACCGGTCCGGAGACGCTCCAGAGCGCCGTCACGCTCAAGCTGCCCAGCTGACCGTCCGGCAAGCCACCACAAGCACCACGTAGCGCCGGCGCTCCGCGAACCCACGGGCGCCGGCCCCTTTTCCGTCCTGGGGGGACACACCGCATGAGTCATGGGCGTCACGTCACCATGCTCACCGAAGGCACCTATCCGCACGTCCACGGCGGCGTCAGCACCTGGTGCGACCAACTGGTACGAGGCATGCCGGAGGTCGACTTCAACGTCATAGCCCTGACCGGCTCCGGACGAGAGCCGGTCACCTGGGAACTGCCCCGCAACGTCTACCGGCACACCGCCTTCCCGCTCTGGGGGCCGCTCCCGGCGCGCATCCGCCGGTCGACCCTGCGCGGCAGGGCGCAGCGCCGCTTCACCGAGGTCTACGAGAGCTTCCTGCTCACCCTGCTCGATCCCGAGCCCGATCCGGCCCGGCACAGCTTCTCCGAGGCCCTGCGCGAACTGGCCGTCCTCGCCCGGGCCGGAAAGCTCGCCCCGGCCCTGCGCTCCGAGTCGGTGCTGCGCCTGCTGATGAACGTGTGGACCCGGCCCGGACTCGTCACCGCCGAGGCCGAGCCCACGATCCACGACGCGCTCACCGCCACCGACCTGCTGGAACACGCGCTGCGCCCGCTCGGCGTCCGGATCCCTCCCGACAGCGTCGCGCACGCCGTCAGCAGCGGCCTCGCCACCCTCCCGGCCCTCGCCGCCAAATACCTCGACGGGGTCCCCTTCCTGCTCACCGAGCACGGCATCTACCTGCGCGAGCGCTACCTCGGCTACCGCAGCGCCGCCCAGCGCTGGCCCGTCAAGGCCCTCATGCTCGGCTTCTACCGCGAGCTCAACACCGAGGGCTACCGGCAGGCCGACCTGATCACCCCGTGCAACCAGTACAACCGCCGCTGGGAGGAGCGCGGGGGTGCCGAGTCCGAGCGCATCCGCACCGTTTACAACGGCGTGGACCCGCACGCCTTCCCCGAGGCCGGCCCCGAACCCGACGTGCCCACCCTCAGCTGGTGCGGCCGCATCGACCCGATCAAGGACCTCGAAACCCTCATCCGGGCCTACGCCTTCATGCGTGAGGAACTCCCCGCCCTGCGGCTGCGCCTCTTCGGGCCCGTCCCGGCCGGCTGCGAGGAGTACAAGCTCCGCCTGGAGAAGCTCGCCGCCGAACTCGGCGTGACCGACGGAATCACCTACGAGGGCCGCATAGAGCAGGTGGCCCTGGCCTACGCGGCCGGCAGCGTCGTCATGCTCTCCTCCATCAGCGAGGGCTTCCCCTTCAGCATCATCGAGGCCATGTCCTGCGGCCGCACCACCGTCTCCACCGACGTCGGCGGGGTCCGCGAGGCCGTCGGCGACACCGGCCTCGTCGTACCGCCGCGCGAGCCCGAGACCATGGCCCGCGCCACCCTCGCCCTGCTGCGCGACGACGAACGCCGGGCCGAGCTCGGCCGGCTGTCCCGCAAGCGGGTCGTCGAGAAGTTCACCCTCCACCAGTCCGTGGACGGCTTCCGGCACATCTACCGCGAACTCGCCGGCCAGCCCGTCCTGCCCGTCCACGCGGGCGACGCGTGGACCCAGCGGCTCGCCGATCCCTGGTACCGCGAACTCGCCGCCATGGGGCACCCCCAGACGGACTCCGGGGAAGGGGGCTCGTGGTGAGCGGATCGCTCTGGCTCAAGCCGCCCGGTTCCGGCGCCGACACGCTCCCGGCCGTCCCCCGGCCGCGCCGCGACGGCCCCGGCGCGGACGTCACCGCCGCCGACGCCGCCACCGACCCGATGGACGAACTCGCCGAACGCCTCGACGTGTTCATCGCCTCTGCCGTCCACCCCGACGAGATCGCCGCCATCCTCGAATCCGACGGCATGACGGACGAGTACATCCGGCTCACCTACGGCCGGCACGACTCCTTCGCGCTCGCCGAGGAGCTCTACGCCCGGGTGCCCCGCTCTTTCCCGGAGCCGGGCGCCGCCCCCGACCCCTGGAAGGTCTCCCTCACCGCCTGCCTGCTGCGCGGGGTGATCTTCGCCCTGCCCGGCCTCGCCTACCTGCTCGGCGCGCCCCTGCTCGAAGGCCCCCAGGACCGCCTCGGCCTGCCCGCCGGAACCCTGACCCTGCTCGCCGGTGCGCTCATCGGCTGGGTCTGGGACCAGACCCTGTCCCACCGGGCGTACTCCTGGCTCGGCCTCGGCGACCGGCGCGCCGCCGGGCGGACCCTGCTCGTCGGAGCCCCCGTCGGCGCCCTGTTGGGCACCGCCGCCGCACTGGCGGTGCCCGGCGGGCCGCCGTTCTCCTACGCCTTCGCCGCCGGACAGGCCTTCTACGTCGGGGCCGCCACCGTCCTGCTGGTCCTCGGCCGGGAACGGGTCCTGCTTGCCGCGCTCGCCCCGATGGCCGCCGGAGCACTGCTCGCGCTCTTCGTCGACCTGCCCGTGCCGGTCCGGGTGACCCTGCTCGTGGTGTCCCTGCTGGCCGCCTGCGCCCTGGCCC
Protein-coding sequences here:
- a CDS encoding GntR family transcriptional regulator; its protein translation is MTPPVVHSLREQIREHIVEGIVSGRWKPGERIVERRIAVELEVSQTPVREALRELETLRLIESAPNKGVRVRNLSAADLEEIYPVRAGLEQIAAELAAPRLASDCSALEPHVAALWEADRTEDGTAQVRHTVGFHREMVRAAGNSVLLHTWESLGIEVFTALSIRWLGTVQKSYAEEHEALVEAFRSQDPDIGLLVKRHVLGCAPRA
- the sucB gene encoding 2-oxoglutarate dehydrogenase, E2 component, dihydrolipoamide succinyltransferase; translation: MSVSVTLPALGESVTEGTVTRWLKAEGERVEADEPLLEVSTDKVDTEIPSPVSGILASIKVAEDETVEVGAELAVIDDGSGAPAAAAAPAAEPAAAAEAPAAAPAPVAEAPAAPAPVAEAPAAAAPAASGTDVVLPALGESVTEGTVTRWLKAVGESVEADEPLLEVSTDKVDTEIPAPVSGTLLEILVGEDETAEVGARLAVIGVAGAAPAAAAPAAAPAPVEAAAPVAAPAPVEAAAPVAAPAPVAPAAPVAVPAPVQDAAPVAAPAPVAPVVPAPAAPAAPAAAGDEGAYVTPLVRKLASESGVNLSTVSGTGVGGRIRKQDVLAAAEAAKAAAAAPAPAAAAPAAKAPAAAVSELRGQTVKMTRMRKVIGDNMMKALHSQAQLSSVVEVDITKIMKLREKAKGAFLAREGVKLSPMPFFVKAAAQALKAHAVVNARINEDEGTITYFDSENIGIAVDSEKGLMTPVIKGAGDLNLAGISKATADLAAKVRGNKITPDELSGATFTISNTGSRGALFDTVIVPPNQVAILGIGATVKRPVVIETAEGTNIGIRDMTYLTLSYDHRLVDGADAARYLSAVKAILEAGEFEVELGL
- the lpdA gene encoding dihydrolipoyl dehydrogenase, giving the protein MANDASTVFDLVILGGGSGGYAAALRASQLGLDVALIEKNKLGGTCLHNGCIPTKALLHAGEIADQAREAAQFGVKTSFEGIDIAGVHKYKDEVISGLYKGLQGLVASRKVTYIEGEGRLSSPTSVDVNGQRIQGRHILLATGSVPKSLPGLDIDGNRIISSDHALVLDRVPESAIVLGGGVIGVEFASAWKSFGSDITVIEGLKHLVPVEDENSSKLLERAFRKRGIKFNLGTFFDKAEYTENGVRVTLADGKTFEAEVLLVAVGRGPVSQGLGYEEQGVAMDRGYVLVDEYMQTNVPTISAVGDLVPTLQLAHVGFAEGILVAERLAGLKAVPIDYDGVPRVTYCHPEVASVGITEAKAKEIYGADKVVALKYNLAGNGKSKILKTAGEIKLVQVKDGAVVGVHMVGDRMGEQVGEAQLIYNWEALPAEVAQLIHAHPTQNEAMGEAHLALAGKPLHSHD
- a CDS encoding leucyl aminopeptidase gives rise to the protein MTALTLSTAGAATLRADALVVGVAKGPKGPIVAAGAEAVDKAYDGKLAGVLDALGASGAEGEITKLPAPAGLKVPVVLAVGLGSVPEKGESFDEEVLRRAAGAAARALHGNKKAAFALPLEDASAVTAVAEGALLGAYAFTAYQGGENKARKEAKGAGPKQPLAEVALLGAKPRDKEHKAAAERAAVVATEVNVARDLVNTPPNDLTPEAFAAVASAAAKENGIKVQVLDEKALVKGGYGGIMGVGKGSENLPRLVKLTYTHPKAEKTLAFVGKGITYDSGGISLKPAGHNETMKCDMAGAAAVFASVVAAAKLGLKVNVTGWLALAENMPSGSATKPGDVLRMYSGKTVEVLNTDAEGRLVLGDALTKASEDNPDAIVDVATLTGAMVLALGDRTFGIMANDDAFRTSIHEIAEEVGESSWPMPLPAELRKTMDSPTADIANMGVRMGGGLVAGLFLQEFVGEGITWAHLDIAGPAFHEGAPHGYTPKGGTGSAVRTLVRLAERTATGDLG
- the pelF gene encoding GT4 family glycosyltransferase PelF gives rise to the protein MSHGRHVTMLTEGTYPHVHGGVSTWCDQLVRGMPEVDFNVIALTGSGREPVTWELPRNVYRHTAFPLWGPLPARIRRSTLRGRAQRRFTEVYESFLLTLLDPEPDPARHSFSEALRELAVLARAGKLAPALRSESVLRLLMNVWTRPGLVTAEAEPTIHDALTATDLLEHALRPLGVRIPPDSVAHAVSSGLATLPALAAKYLDGVPFLLTEHGIYLRERYLGYRSAAQRWPVKALMLGFYRELNTEGYRQADLITPCNQYNRRWEERGGAESERIRTVYNGVDPHAFPEAGPEPDVPTLSWCGRIDPIKDLETLIRAYAFMREELPALRLRLFGPVPAGCEEYKLRLEKLAAELGVTDGITYEGRIEQVALAYAAGSVVMLSSISEGFPFSIIEAMSCGRTTVSTDVGGVREAVGDTGLVVPPREPETMARATLALLRDDERRAELGRLSRKRVVEKFTLHQSVDGFRHIYRELAGQPVLPVHAGDAWTQRLADPWYRELAAMGHPQTDSGEGGSW